The Sulfurimonas hydrogeniphila genome includes a window with the following:
- the metG gene encoding methionine--tRNA ligase: protein MSKYITTPIYYVNGEAHIGHAYTTFIADTLARYERLKGEDTFFLTGTDEHGQKIEESAKKAGKPTQEFADEISATFKNLWDEFGISYDKFIRTTDEEHKKGVQKAFEVMYAKGDIYKDFYEGHYCVSCETFFPETQLIDSEFCPDCGRTTSVVKEESYFFRLSNYEDKLLEHYASHPDFIMPRSRANEVVNFVKGGLRDLSVTRTSFSWGVKMPKSIGDDKHVMYVWLDALLNYITALGYGSDEKLMNYWPADVHFVGKDILRFHAIYWPAFLMSLDLPLPKHIGAHGWWTRDGEKMSKSKGNVVSPKEVADAYGVENLRYFMLREVPFGQDGDFSQRAFIDRINSELSNDLGNLLNRIIGMSGKYSDFQIDSVDVEKYHSKEIEQMNLILDSLDTFLENLQPHRYLEELWKLFAIGNGVIQEYEPWVKMKNGQKDEALATVAVVANILAKAAVMLHPVMPNTTNIIADALSFEINTASYKELILEKKLLKLFNIKKVPPLFPRIEEPLMQEVPKAEPVTATKKEQSSKKQTKETKKENDNLIEIGQFFETSLKVGTVVEAEEVPKSKKLLKLQIDLGEENLRQVVAGIKEFYSPDNLINTQVCVVANLKPAKLMGMISEGMLLAAKDEDGLCLIRPEKPKKAGTPVG from the coding sequence TTGAGTAAATACATAACAACACCTATATACTATGTCAACGGAGAGGCTCACATCGGGCATGCTTACACGACTTTCATTGCAGATACTCTGGCACGCTATGAGAGACTCAAAGGTGAAGATACTTTCTTTTTGACAGGAACAGATGAACACGGACAAAAGATAGAAGAGTCTGCAAAAAAAGCAGGAAAACCTACACAGGAGTTTGCAGACGAAATCAGTGCGACTTTTAAGAATCTTTGGGATGAGTTCGGTATAAGTTATGACAAGTTTATACGAACAACTGATGAAGAACACAAAAAAGGTGTACAAAAAGCTTTTGAAGTGATGTATGCAAAAGGTGATATTTACAAGGACTTCTATGAAGGTCATTATTGTGTAAGCTGTGAAACATTTTTTCCCGAAACACAGCTTATAGACAGTGAATTTTGCCCTGACTGCGGAAGAACGACAAGTGTGGTAAAGGAAGAGAGCTATTTTTTCAGACTTTCAAACTATGAAGATAAGCTGCTGGAACATTATGCAAGTCATCCTGATTTTATTATGCCCCGCTCGCGTGCAAATGAAGTTGTAAATTTTGTAAAAGGCGGTCTGCGTGACCTTTCTGTAACACGTACATCGTTTAGCTGGGGGGTGAAAATGCCTAAAAGTATCGGGGATGACAAACATGTTATGTATGTTTGGCTTGACGCACTTTTAAACTATATCACAGCTCTTGGTTATGGTTCGGATGAAAAACTTATGAATTATTGGCCGGCTGATGTTCATTTTGTCGGGAAAGATATTCTTCGTTTTCATGCTATTTACTGGCCTGCATTTTTAATGAGTCTGGATCTCCCTCTTCCTAAGCATATCGGTGCGCATGGCTGGTGGACACGAGACGGTGAAAAAATGAGCAAGTCAAAAGGAAATGTTGTTTCTCCAAAAGAAGTTGCGGATGCCTATGGTGTAGAAAATCTCCGTTACTTTATGCTTAGAGAAGTTCCTTTTGGCCAAGACGGTGATTTTTCACAACGTGCTTTTATAGACCGTATAAACTCTGAACTTTCGAATGATCTTGGAAATCTGCTCAATCGTATCATAGGTATGAGTGGAAAATATTCTGATTTTCAAATAGACAGCGTAGATGTAGAAAAATACCATTCTAAAGAGATTGAGCAAATGAATCTGATTTTGGATTCTCTTGATACATTTTTAGAAAATCTGCAACCACACAGATATCTTGAAGAACTGTGGAAACTTTTTGCAATAGGAAACGGTGTTATACAAGAGTATGAACCATGGGTAAAAATGAAAAACGGACAAAAAGACGAAGCACTCGCTACTGTAGCTGTTGTTGCAAATATACTGGCAAAAGCGGCTGTAATGCTTCACCCTGTTATGCCAAATACAACAAATATCATAGCGGATGCACTCTCTTTTGAAATAAATACAGCAAGTTACAAAGAGCTTATACTAGAGAAAAAACTGTTGAAATTATTTAATATTAAAAAGGTGCCGCCTCTTTTTCCTAGAATTGAAGAACCTTTGATGCAAGAAGTGCCAAAGGCAGAACCTGTGACAGCAACAAAAAAAGAACAAAGCTCCAAAAAACAAACAAAAGAGACGAAAAAAGAAAATGACAACCTTATTGAAATTGGTCAATTTTTTGAAACATCTCTGAAAGTCGGAACTGTTGTAGAAGCTGAGGAAGTACCAAAAAGTAAAAAACTTTTAAAATTACAGATTGATTTAGGCGAAGAGAATTTGAGACAGGTTGTTGCCGGTATAAAAGAGTTTTATTCTCCTGATAATTTGATAAATACTCAAGTGTGTGTTGTAGCCAACCTCAAACCTGCCAAATTAATGGGAATGATAAGTGAAGGAATGCTTCTTGCTGCAAAAGATGAAGACGGTCTTTGTCTAATCAGACCGGAAAAACCTAAAAAAGCAGGCACACCTGTTGGATGA
- a CDS encoding TRAP transporter substrate-binding protein: MNRRDFLSTATLTSAAIALGGCNEGNHVAIDYSKHPKKHNDAVKNVHFNKNKKTVIKLATSWPAHFPIMGTGVEEFAQRLHAISGGSLEIKIYPKNVLVPALAVFDACSSGQIDAFHSGPYYWKGKNSAFSLYSGIPFGFTAEEVNSWMLYGDGMNLWREHYAKHNLYPFLGGNTNIQMGGWFRKPINSLADMQGLKMRIPGLGGEVFSRMGVNPVLLPAGEIYTSLERGVIDATEWVGPALDIKMGFYKVAPYYYSGWHEPGSVLELTFNKHTWNKLASEHQSMIEVAASEMNANMATRFHHENIYALQKLKSLHVTLAQFPDDVTEAGKKALQEVIHDLSSKNNDFAEVYASIKAYLNLSKEWSDVSLGYFLNVR; encoded by the coding sequence ATGAATCGCAGAGATTTTCTAAGTACCGCAACACTCACTTCTGCAGCTATAGCCCTCGGTGGCTGTAATGAAGGGAATCATGTCGCAATAGACTATTCAAAACATCCTAAAAAACACAATGATGCTGTGAAAAATGTTCATTTTAATAAAAACAAAAAAACAGTTATCAAACTTGCAACAAGCTGGCCCGCACATTTCCCTATAATGGGAACCGGTGTTGAAGAGTTTGCACAGCGTCTTCATGCCATCAGCGGTGGCAGTTTGGAGATAAAAATTTATCCTAAAAATGTTCTTGTTCCTGCTTTGGCTGTCTTTGATGCCTGTTCCAGCGGGCAGATAGATGCTTTTCACTCCGGTCCCTATTACTGGAAAGGAAAAAATTCTGCTTTTTCTCTTTACAGTGGTATTCCTTTTGGTTTTACCGCTGAAGAAGTAAACTCATGGATGCTCTATGGTGATGGGATGAATTTATGGAGAGAACATTATGCAAAACATAATCTCTATCCGTTTTTAGGCGGAAACACAAATATTCAAATGGGCGGATGGTTTCGAAAACCTATAAACTCTTTGGCTGATATGCAGGGACTTAAAATGCGAATTCCCGGTCTCGGCGGAGAGGTTTTTTCACGCATGGGAGTCAATCCTGTTTTGTTGCCTGCGGGAGAAATTTATACTTCTTTAGAGCGTGGTGTCATTGATGCAACAGAGTGGGTGGGCCCTGCCCTTGACATTAAAATGGGGTTTTATAAAGTTGCTCCTTATTATTATTCCGGTTGGCATGAACCGGGTTCTGTTCTTGAATTAACATTCAATAAACATACATGGAACAAGCTTGCCAGTGAACATCAGTCTATGATTGAAGTGGCTGCAAGTGAAATGAATGCAAATATGGCAACGAGATTTCATCATGAGAATATCTACGCTTTGCAAAAACTCAAAAGTTTACATGTAACGCTTGCACAGTTTCCGGATGATGTAACCGAAGCCGGGAAAAAAGCACTTCAGGAAGTCATCCATGATCTCAGCAGCAAAAACAATGATTTTGCCGAAGTGTATGCCTCTATAAAAGCATACCTGAACCTTTCTAAAGAGTGGAGTGATGTGAGTCTCGGATATTTTCTAAATGTTCGATAA
- a CDS encoding FIST N-terminal domain-containing protein, producing MKTYNYLISEDNLSEIFSEDYEEIIQGNAILIQVFSGQNKRRFEEILRFLSSKFKNAKIIASSTDGEIFENKIFQFTTVVSVSIFETTCLHLAYTQIDSDFDNGVKLAKELVTPRTKLLIVFADGLLCNGEEFLNGIYCVAPHVKIAGGLSGDNAKFDNCYIGLQNKLYDKGAVAVALDSDMLHVTSLYHFGWNKVGRQHVITKSEKNRVYTIDNMTAVDFYKKYLGSDVTDNLPVTGIEFPLITTKNGVDVARAITTKHTDGSLSFAGNLLEGMKIYFGVGDAEKIVMNPVKVSNINVETFFIYSCMARRRFMSGLTEDEIMPFADLAPTSGFFTYGEFYTEKKPELLNETLTAIALSESNVISETNHQINFLDKKDEDFRSKKKTYAALMHILDVTTKELQEENNKLQILKKELEAKNNTLAHIQEISHIGSWELDLKTNKITWSKESFKIFNRDISLGEPSYLEFVNMVLEEDRAQLMQAQKALNDGSVHSMEIRLKREDGKIITLFESAKMVFENNKPIKIIGTSLDLTDIKVKDNIISQQSKLAQMGEMINMIAHQWRQPLNAISASAIQLSMQNDMNIITSEKISETTLFIENMAQEMSNTINDFMNFTKPVNEKELIKIEQVISDILHLMGAQLKNHNIDFLTDVEEGLALFTYRKDLEHVLINFISNARDAFEEHENKHKKIIFKAFRENNTCTVKVIDNAGGIKPAIIERIFEPYFTTKEQGKGTGLGLYMSKKIIKENLNGDIYVHSLQDGSEFTIILGCESE from the coding sequence ATGAAAACATATAATTATCTTATAAGTGAAGATAATTTGTCTGAAATCTTTAGTGAAGATTATGAAGAAATTATACAGGGCAACGCTATTCTTATACAGGTTTTTTCAGGACAAAACAAACGAAGATTTGAAGAAATTTTGAGATTTTTATCATCAAAATTTAAAAATGCCAAAATTATAGCTTCCTCCACCGATGGAGAAATTTTTGAAAATAAAATTTTTCAATTCACAACAGTTGTTTCTGTGTCAATATTTGAAACAACCTGTTTGCATCTGGCATATACACAAATAGATTCTGATTTTGATAACGGTGTAAAACTTGCAAAAGAGCTTGTAACACCAAGAACAAAACTACTCATTGTCTTTGCTGACGGTTTATTGTGTAATGGAGAAGAGTTTTTAAACGGTATCTATTGTGTTGCACCGCATGTAAAAATTGCCGGTGGGCTTTCCGGTGATAATGCAAAATTTGACAACTGCTACATTGGCTTGCAAAATAAACTGTATGATAAAGGTGCAGTAGCGGTTGCATTGGATTCTGACATGTTACATGTAACGAGTTTATATCATTTTGGCTGGAACAAAGTAGGGCGTCAACATGTTATTACCAAGTCAGAAAAAAACAGAGTTTACACGATAGATAATATGACAGCAGTTGATTTTTATAAAAAATATTTAGGTTCAGACGTAACTGACAATTTGCCTGTTACCGGAATAGAATTTCCTCTGATTACAACAAAAAACGGGGTTGATGTTGCAAGAGCTATCACGACCAAGCATACAGACGGCAGCTTAAGCTTTGCCGGAAATTTATTAGAAGGAATGAAAATATATTTTGGTGTCGGAGATGCTGAAAAAATAGTAATGAACCCAGTCAAAGTTTCCAATATCAATGTTGAGACTTTTTTTATATACTCCTGTATGGCTCGTCGCCGTTTTATGTCTGGCTTAACAGAAGATGAAATTATGCCCTTTGCAGATTTGGCACCGACAAGCGGATTCTTTACTTATGGCGAGTTTTATACAGAAAAAAAACCGGAGCTGTTAAATGAAACATTAACCGCTATAGCTTTATCTGAGTCCAATGTTATATCTGAAACTAATCATCAAATAAATTTTCTTGATAAAAAAGATGAAGATTTCAGATCAAAAAAGAAAACCTATGCTGCTTTAATGCATATATTGGATGTTACAACAAAAGAGTTGCAAGAAGAAAACAATAAACTTCAAATATTAAAAAAAGAGTTAGAAGCAAAAAACAACACCCTTGCTCATATACAAGAGATATCGCATATAGGCAGTTGGGAATTAGATCTAAAAACCAATAAAATCACATGGTCAAAAGAGAGTTTTAAAATTTTTAACAGAGATATTTCTCTTGGAGAACCTAGTTACCTTGAGTTTGTAAATATGGTTTTAGAAGAAGACAGAGCTCAGCTAATGCAGGCACAAAAAGCATTAAATGATGGCTCTGTTCACAGCATGGAAATACGACTCAAAAGAGAAGACGGAAAAATAATTACACTTTTTGAAAGTGCAAAAATGGTATTTGAGAATAATAAACCGATAAAAATCATAGGAACATCTTTAGACTTGACTGATATAAAAGTAAAAGATAATATTATTTCTCAACAGTCAAAACTTGCACAGATGGGTGAAATGATAAATATGATAGCGCATCAATGGAGACAGCCTTTGAATGCAATTAGTGCATCTGCAATTCAGCTTAGTATGCAAAATGATATGAATATTATAACAAGCGAGAAAATAAGTGAAACAACTCTTTTTATAGAAAACATGGCGCAAGAAATGTCAAATACCATTAATGATTTTATGAATTTCACAAAACCTGTCAATGAAAAAGAATTGATAAAAATAGAACAGGTTATAAGTGATATTTTACATTTAATGGGGGCACAGCTTAAAAATCACAATATTGATTTTTTAACAGATGTAGAGGAGGGATTAGCACTTTTCACCTACAGAAAAGATTTAGAGCATGTTTTAATTAATTTTATTTCAAATGCCCGAGATGCTTTTGAAGAACATGAAAATAAACATAAAAAGATTATATTCAAAGCATTTAGGGAGAATAATACATGCACTGTAAAAGTCATAGATAATGCAGGAGGCATAAAACCTGCTATAATAGAGAGAATTTTTGAACCTTATTTTACAACAAAAGAGCAGGGTAAAGGAACAGGTCTGGGGCTTTATATGAGTAAAAAAATAATCAAAGAAAATCTTAATGGTGATATATATGTACACAGTTTACAAGACGGATCTGAATTTACGATTATATTAGGATGCGAAAGTGAATGA
- a CDS encoding fused response regulator/phosphatase, with protein sequence MNDNLKIYTSLNILCVEDDTNVMDIYTTLFSMLFKNVYTAYNGAEGLNVFQKKQVDIVLTDYSMPVMNGLQMSEKIRECDAGIPIILLTALESLEMLRTAIDLRITSFIKKPISSKSIFSTLEFVAKSVLADRLLMQAQQQKLCYSNYQETLTYQKETTIIKNDLQENKNFLHFTCEVFYQPKDILSGDSYIIRKISDDGYFMFLVDGMGKGISAAVTAMLCSASANNIINQMIKNKNFSLTQLIKQLLEFIAPNLLEEEVICATFLYFSSKERLEYAMFSMPAILCIKDDSNDVAKIKSNNPPLASYTKSVNTAILDIKKISKILVFSDGLNENSVRDSSEFYGKYLGKDFKEAKDINELEAKRKKQVFDQEDDITYIFIQREELSNI encoded by the coding sequence GTGAATGATAATCTAAAAATTTACACTAGCTTAAATATACTCTGTGTTGAAGATGATACAAATGTTATGGATATTTACACAACGCTCTTTTCTATGCTTTTTAAAAATGTATATACAGCATATAACGGTGCTGAGGGCTTGAATGTGTTTCAAAAGAAACAAGTTGACATCGTATTGACAGATTACTCTATGCCCGTAATGAACGGTTTGCAAATGAGTGAAAAAATAAGAGAATGTGATGCCGGTATCCCCATTATTTTATTGACTGCCTTAGAAAGTTTGGAAATGTTACGCACTGCAATTGATCTTCGTATTACAAGTTTTATAAAAAAACCGATTTCATCAAAGTCAATTTTTTCTACTTTGGAGTTTGTTGCAAAATCAGTACTTGCAGACAGACTGCTGATGCAGGCACAACAGCAAAAACTCTGTTACTCTAATTATCAGGAAACTTTAACCTATCAAAAAGAGACAACAATTATAAAAAATGACCTGCAGGAAAATAAAAATTTTTTACACTTTACATGTGAAGTTTTTTATCAACCAAAAGATATTTTAAGCGGGGACAGTTATATTATAAGAAAGATTTCAGATGATGGATATTTTATGTTTTTGGTTGACGGTATGGGAAAAGGAATATCGGCAGCTGTTACAGCCATGCTGTGCAGTGCATCTGCGAACAACATAATAAATCAAATGATAAAAAACAAAAATTTTTCTTTAACACAACTCATAAAACAGCTTTTGGAGTTTATCGCGCCGAATTTACTTGAAGAAGAGGTTATCTGTGCAACTTTTCTCTATTTTAGCAGTAAAGAGAGACTGGAATATGCTATGTTTTCCATGCCTGCGATTTTATGTATAAAAGATGACAGCAATGATGTTGCAAAAATAAAATCGAACAATCCTCCTTTGGCAAGCTATACAAAAAGTGTAAATACTGCAATCCTTGATATAAAAAAAATATCCAAGATACTTGTTTTCAGTGACGGACTCAATGAAAACTCCGTCAGGGATTCTTCGGAATTTTACGGGAAGTACCTTGGAAAAGATTTTAAAGAAGCTAAAGACATCAATGAACTTGAAGCAAAAAGAAAAAAACAGGTTTTTGATCAGGAGGATGATATAACTTACATATTTATACAAAGAGAGGAGTTATCGAACATTTAG
- a CDS encoding EAL domain-containing protein, which produces MLTEIKVLSEQTKEIRVLYVEDERTVREQTIMIFDILFQSVDVAVDGEDGWQKYQNSQYDIVFTDISMPKMDGLKLTKLIKENNPMQKVVIISAYNITDYLLKAIELGVDGFLLKPIKMDKTVLLIRKLAESILAGRMMQGYRKKLEEEINTKTQVIHQQTVTDKLTGLQNRFALNKALKNTETDTVLILLNIDNFDSINVVYGYEIGDKSIVFLAKLLTKNRPPHSSLFYLGNDEFALTCKLNENALMAYAKKLQNIIAESVIKLYDIDIKFTVTMAIAKGDDKLLKHAYIALKEAKKQGRNIIKIYSQDLLIEKLQAQIQKYSPIIRDAIKNDCVVPYFQPIVDNKTHKVYKYECLARIVNAEKTYSPFEFINIAEIIGLIPEITKIMIDKSFQIFKHNKFDFSINITERDLHNNYLKEYFLKKLLQYNIEPSRVILEVLEGISATGAQNSLEQLMELKNIGFSIAIDDFGAQNSNFERVHAMNIDFIKIDGSFVKNIDTNAKSYSIVKTMTDFAKSIGAKVIAEYVHSQEVAYTVETLGIEYSQGYYFYEPKPHLSTEDTAKDTNHENI; this is translated from the coding sequence ATGTTAACGGAAATAAAAGTTTTATCAGAACAGACAAAAGAGATACGTGTACTTTATGTAGAAGATGAAAGAACTGTTAGAGAACAAACTATAATGATATTTGATATACTGTTTCAAAGTGTAGATGTTGCAGTTGATGGTGAAGACGGTTGGCAAAAATATCAAAACTCTCAGTATGATATTGTATTTACAGATATCAGCATGCCAAAAATGGATGGATTGAAGTTAACCAAACTCATTAAAGAAAACAATCCTATGCAAAAAGTTGTAATCATCTCCGCATATAACATCACAGACTATCTGCTTAAAGCCATAGAACTTGGCGTAGACGGTTTTCTTTTAAAGCCTATAAAAATGGATAAAACGGTATTGCTTATTAGAAAATTAGCTGAAAGTATTCTAGCCGGCAGAATGATGCAGGGTTACAGAAAAAAGCTTGAAGAGGAAATAAATACAAAAACACAAGTTATACATCAGCAGACAGTAACCGATAAATTAACCGGTTTGCAAAATCGTTTTGCTTTAAACAAAGCATTAAAAAACACAGAAACCGATACAGTGCTTATTTTGCTAAATATCGATAACTTTGACAGCATTAATGTAGTATATGGTTATGAAATCGGTGATAAGAGTATTGTTTTTTTAGCAAAATTATTGACAAAAAACAGACCTCCTCATTCGAGTCTATTCTACTTGGGAAATGACGAATTTGCTCTTACATGTAAACTGAACGAGAATGCACTTATGGCATATGCAAAAAAATTACAAAACATTATAGCCGAATCTGTTATAAAACTGTATGACATTGATATTAAATTTACTGTAACCATGGCTATTGCCAAAGGAGATGACAAGCTCCTGAAACATGCATACATTGCACTAAAAGAAGCAAAAAAACAAGGAAGAAATATCATTAAAATATATTCTCAGGACCTGCTGATTGAAAAACTTCAAGCTCAAATACAAAAATATTCTCCGATTATAAGAGATGCAATTAAAAATGACTGTGTTGTTCCTTACTTTCAGCCTATTGTTGACAATAAAACGCATAAAGTTTACAAATATGAATGTCTTGCAAGAATAGTAAATGCCGAAAAAACCTATTCTCCATTTGAATTTATTAATATAGCTGAAATTATAGGACTTATTCCAGAAATTACAAAAATTATGATAGACAAATCATTTCAGATTTTTAAACATAATAAATTTGATTTTTCAATTAATATTACGGAAAGAGATTTACATAACAACTATTTAAAAGAGTATTTTTTAAAAAAACTTTTACAATACAATATTGAACCTTCCCGTGTTATCTTAGAAGTGCTCGAAGGTATTAGTGCTACAGGAGCTCAAAATTCTTTGGAACAGTTAATGGAATTGAAAAATATCGGTTTTAGTATTGCCATAGATGATTTTGGTGCCCAAAATTCTAATTTTGAAAGGGTGCACGCTATGAATATAGATTTTATAAAAATTGATGGCAGTTTTGTAAAAAATATTGATACAAATGCAAAAAGTTACTCTATTGTTAAAACTATGACTGATTTTGCCAAAAGTATCGGTGCAAAGGTTATAGCAGAGTATGTTCATTCGCAAGAGGTTGCCTATACTGTAGAAACACTGGGAATTGAATATTCGCAAGGCTATTATTTTTATGAACCTAAACCGCACTTATCTACTGAAGATACTGCAAAGGACACAAATCATGAAAACATATAA
- a CDS encoding YceI family protein: MKKIILALLLAGASLYALEVQNTTVKFTAFKTYAKKGVSGVFDKIRVKTQKADTVTTLLRNATAEIETSSVNSGNKGRDAKLVAQFFNVQDVKRIKAKIIDVTKNTLILQLNMNNKTLNIPMSYSIANNTVNAKGTIDLADFMMLQSLKSINKACYALHQGKTWQDVNIYFTMQYK, from the coding sequence ATGAAAAAAATCATATTAGCGTTACTTTTAGCCGGGGCTTCACTTTATGCACTTGAAGTGCAAAACACGACAGTAAAGTTTACCGCATTCAAAACATATGCGAAAAAAGGTGTGAGCGGCGTTTTTGACAAAATCAGAGTCAAAACACAAAAAGCGGATACAGTTACTACTCTTTTAAGAAATGCAACAGCGGAGATAGAAACATCGAGTGTCAACAGCGGCAACAAAGGCAGAGACGCAAAACTGGTTGCACAGTTTTTTAATGTTCAAGATGTCAAGCGCATTAAAGCAAAAATTATTGATGTTACAAAAAATACTCTTATATTGCAATTGAACATGAATAATAAAACCTTAAATATTCCTATGAGCTACAGTATTGCAAACAACACAGTTAATGCAAAAGGGACAATAGATTTGGCAGATTTTATGATGTTGCAGTCTTTGAAATCAATCAACAAGGCATGTTATGCTCTTCATCAGGGTAAAACATGGCAAGATGTAAACATATACTTTACAATGCAATATAAATAG
- a CDS encoding M48 family metallopeptidase, with product MHKTVTCKELTAQLVYAPKLKHSYIQIKHDSSIIIKTPYRQKKYAIEFFQDKESWIRKQLHKNSLRKPLHVNLEDEVLLFGEIYSIDSDEAHYLRKKLQRLQTSDKTKVLSAYDNFYTYTAKEYLPQRVDYFAQIMQQEYKTLKFRKMKSRWGSCSSAKIITFNTQLIKVHKELIDYVIVHELAHLVHMNHSKDFHDLVGKYLPHAKVLRKKLKNISLSL from the coding sequence ATGCATAAAACGGTTACATGTAAAGAGCTTACGGCACAGCTTGTATATGCTCCAAAACTTAAGCACAGTTACATACAGATAAAGCATGATTCAAGTATTATCATAAAAACGCCATACAGGCAAAAAAAGTATGCGATAGAGTTTTTTCAGGATAAAGAGTCCTGGATTCGAAAACAGTTACATAAAAATTCTCTGCGCAAGCCTTTACATGTAAACCTGGAGGATGAAGTGCTGCTGTTTGGTGAAATCTACAGTATAGACAGTGATGAAGCGCATTACCTGCGAAAAAAACTGCAGCGCTTGCAAACATCAGACAAGACAAAAGTTCTGTCTGCATATGATAATTTTTATACATATACAGCCAAAGAGTATCTGCCTCAGAGAGTAGACTATTTTGCCCAGATAATGCAACAGGAATACAAAACTTTAAAATTCAGAAAGATGAAAAGCCGGTGGGGAAGCTGTAGCTCTGCAAAAATCATTACATTCAACACCCAACTGATAAAAGTACATAAAGAGCTGATAGATTATGTAATAGTCCACGAACTTGCACATCTTGTTCATATGAACCACTCAAAAGATTTTCATGACCTCGTTGGAAAATACCTGCCTCACGCAAAAGTACTCAGAAAAAAACTGAAAAACATTTCTCTATCTTTGTAA
- the ybeY gene encoding rRNA maturation RNase YbeY, translating into MIDIDNKTSFEVNNTLLQKIALSMTDKDIELVITANDEIRQINKEYRNIDKPTDVLSFPYEEMPMSPLGSIVVSYDFVREKATEFKHTQEDEFTLLFIHGLLHLLGYDHETDNGQMREEEERLINEFHLPKSLIVRTQG; encoded by the coding sequence ATGATAGATATTGACAACAAAACTTCTTTTGAAGTAAACAACACGCTGCTCCAAAAAATTGCTTTAAGTATGACAGATAAAGACATAGAACTTGTCATTACTGCAAATGATGAGATACGGCAAATAAACAAAGAGTATAGAAACATAGACAAACCAACCGATGTGCTCAGTTTTCCCTATGAAGAGATGCCTATGAGTCCACTTGGAAGCATAGTTGTTTCTTATGATTTTGTACGTGAAAAAGCTACAGAGTTCAAGCATACACAAGAAGATGAATTTACACTCCTTTTTATACACGGACTTTTACATCTCCTTGGATATGATCATGAAACAGATAATGGTCAAATGCGAGAAGAAGAAGAACGGCTCATTAATGAGTTTCATCTTCCGAAAAGTTTAATAGTAAGAACACAGGGATAG
- the queC gene encoding 7-cyano-7-deazaguanine synthase QueC, with protein sequence MKKENNTNKKAVCIMSGGMDSTLSAYMMKNQGYEVIAVHFNYDQRTQAKELACFENICQSLHVKQKYILDLDFFKQLGASALTDINIEVPTGGVEEGVPVTYVPFRNGIFLSMAAAIAEKEGAEVISIGVVEEDSSGYPDCREEYIQAMQKAINLGTKDDTKIEIKMPLVHLKKSQIVEEALKLNVPLELTWSCYKNEDKACGVCDSCRLRLNGFEKAGVSDPIPYA encoded by the coding sequence ATGAAAAAAGAAAATAACACAAATAAAAAAGCTGTTTGCATCATGAGCGGAGGCATGGATTCTACGTTAAGCGCCTATATGATGAAGAATCAAGGCTATGAAGTTATAGCAGTTCATTTTAATTATGACCAAAGAACACAGGCAAAAGAGCTTGCATGTTTTGAAAATATATGTCAAAGTTTACATGTAAAGCAAAAGTATATTTTAGATTTGGATTTTTTTAAACAACTTGGTGCTTCTGCACTGACAGACATAAACATAGAAGTACCTACAGGCGGAGTAGAAGAGGGTGTTCCTGTAACGTATGTACCGTTTAGAAACGGCATATTTCTCTCTATGGCCGCAGCAATAGCTGAAAAAGAGGGTGCAGAGGTTATCAGTATAGGCGTTGTTGAAGAGGACAGCAGCGGGTATCCGGATTGCAGGGAAGAATATATACAGGCTATGCAAAAAGCAATCAATCTAGGCACAAAAGATGACACAAAGATAGAAATAAAAATGCCGCTGGTGCACCTCAAAAAATCACAAATTGTAGAAGAAGCCCTAAAACTGAATGTTCCTTTGGAACTGACATGGAGTTGCTATAAAAACGAAGACAAGGCCTGCGGTGTGTGCGACAGCTGCAGACTCCGTTTAAACGGCTTTGAAAAAGCAGGCGTGAGCGACCCGATTCCCTATGCATAA